A window of Nicotiana sylvestris chromosome 8, ASM39365v2, whole genome shotgun sequence genomic DNA:
TATACGATGACGATGTTACCGacagtggctgatatgatatgataggatgccctcagaggctgatgatgttatgaaacatgtacctatgcacgacatggcattcatacgcatatgcatgatgcaaAAAGTAATTTactatttacaaagttattcagacttacaggtttaatcatgtactctatatgtcttccatgtctcttatgtatttatttatgtgccttacatactcggtatattattcgtactgacgtcctattttcctggggatgctgcgtttcatgcccccaagtcctgatagacaggtcgaaagccctccaagtaggctatcagcttaacggaagatgttggtacgctccatttgcttcggagttgcttgtttggttagtatgatttaggcGTGTATTGTTTGTTATGGCGGGaatctatcccgacctttatgacatttatgaactcttagaggcttgaagacatatgtcgtgtacgtgaaagattgtatgttggcctatgttttgagtttataaatgattatgttggcctattaggctcgtatgtcatgtgtatatgatgatgtaataagaaagatacgttacgttggtgctcgattgagtaaggtaccgggtgacctcgcggcccatcggtttaggtCATGACaaatatgacctacctagatgcagtaaagtcacaCGGATAGATAATCGGGTCTATGAGATAAGATATAAAAATCTTCGTGAGTTCAACAAAGTAtggagcgaagaacttcagtatatcTATAGATTcacagagggacatcttgtcaagttctgtatatgtttacaaagtaaggcctagagattggcaaACAACTGGAgggaagagtcgcataggcacacataTAAGGAAaaggtcatacaggctgcatgacagaaggCAACAAGAATTACGAGATTGAAAGAATTTCGACCACATGCAGTGGTATGAGAAAGAGAACTACAGGTGGAAATACCCTAGACTTcagatttattcacagaacattTGCCTAGATGGAAATGAAAGTATTAACGTGTTCATAAGAGCTATATGTTATGATAATGATAAGTACATCAGccaacattcgaggaagaatgttctaaaaggagggaatgatgttacaccccatattttcgtacgtgaaagttttcataaaaaaattgatggaagctcgaaaatgagatgttacattttGAATTTGcatatgttaaagtttcgttGTAAGTTGATCgatgtaagttcgggaatgagattattttgagattataagcattatgctatttcaaacaagtgataagtaaattgatgaaggtgagagggtaagcaaatcgaagaaaatgagtttcttcgaagtttggtaattttgggataaaatacggttcaAGATATAATACCCcttatttatggactagtaccatacaaggtaccatgtGACTATGATAGTAATgtgtataaagtatgttaaaaatgagtagtattttaagtaatttgagataattcttaattgtgTGGGCATTAATCCACGTGTAAGTAGCTAGAATGACTAATCACTACTTCGTAGGTGGACGTGCATACACCTAAAGAAGGGGTTCTCTTATGATTAGCTAGATGGAGGCTTGCCAACACATTTGATCCAAAGTGTAACACGTGTGTGATAAAAAAAATTCCACGTAATCATGTCACTTTTGGAGACAAAGTGAAACTATTtccttttctctactactactagAATATTAGTAGGACTCATTTAGTTGAAAAGGGGATGATACTTGAGAATTTCTTGAGAAGCAAAGCAAAGTAACGATCTTAAGCAAGACAAAATCATATGAAATTATATTGTGTAATCGCAACagaattttgcgattctaagggagcaCGCTgctatctttctcaagaatatcatatgaatttttcttacttcgatccgccgttatgTGGTGTCACAATTGAcgtatgttagagggattgttaagagaaacgactcaggtatgttagggctatcccttcttttcttttgacatgatccatagatacaaagaaacgagcaaatgcacaacttccataaatgactatattcatagaaatgctataGATGCTTATGttattgattccccatgtgtcctattattctatcatctgttcatgggtctcggaaaatatgtaagttgataaagtttattttaatttattaatcagaggcataatggtcttatgatgttCTGAGAGATTTTTTTGACGTACTTCTCATACATTGCACTCATTTACATGTATATTCACTCATGactagatgacattatatacatgtatatatgtacgtatatatatgtatatggtatatgagaaaaggttacgacgttatatacgcaccaccacctgattagctggtatacgttgatgatttgcccatgtggttgagatgatatgatgccctcagaggcttgatgatgtcatgaacgcatatacccatgcatggtatgacatttatacgcatattcatgatatttttaatattaaatgattcacagagctattcagacttacatgtcgagtcctttattttatgtttctatcatGACTTATATTTACTGATGCTCATTCCATACATACTCGGTAATTTATTTGTACTGACTTCCCTTTTTCTTGGGGACGCtatatttcatgcccgcaggtcccgatagactgGTCGAgaatcctccaagtaggctatcatctcagcggaaggtgttggtgcactctatTTACTCCGGACTTGTTTATTTGCTAGTATGATTTGGTCAGGTATTggttggtatggcggggccctgtcctgacctatgacatttatgtactcttagaggcttgtagacggaTGTCGTGAATATGGATGCTTTATCGCCTTatcagcctatgttttgagtttacaaaagATCATCCcgaccttataggcccgtatgtcacatgtataagtttttatatcaggttgggtcatcCTATGTGGAGTATACCCTtatgtttattctggttagcTCAGGACGAGCCTTTTTGGACCATTTACCAATGATGgtacaataagaaagatacattatgttggtactcatttaattaaggtaccgggtgcccgtcatgGCCTATCGATATGGATCGTGACATCTAAACCacttcaatcttcttcggatctacctcgATCCGCTCATTTGACACCACATACCCGAAAATGCCACAGAATCAAGCCAGAATTCACACATTGAGAATTTTGcgtataacttcttctctctcaaggaTTGGAGCACGatcctcagatgctgctcatgatccttcCGACTGTGGGAGTACaccaatatgtcgtcaataaCACAATGACTTACGAATCAATATATGGATAGAATACAATGTTCATCAGGTGCATAAGTGTTGTTGGGGCGTtggtcatcccaaatgacattacAAGAAACTCGTAGTGACCAGAACGAGTCCTAAGAGCAGTCTTTGGAATATCCAGATTCTCAATAgtcaactgatgatagcctgaACTCAAATAAATCTTTAAGAACACTCTGGcacctgaagctggtcaaataagtcatcaatacgTGGTAGTTGGTACAAGTGCTTTAcaataaccttgttcaactgtcgataatcaatacacatgcgcATAAAActgtccttcttcttcacaaatagaaccagaGCACCCCACGATgaaacactaggccgaatgaaacccttatcaagcaactcttgcaactgcttcttcaactccttcaactctaaTGGTTCCATAAGGTAGTGTGGATAGAAATCAGTTGAGTGCCCAGTAACAAGTCAATTCCAAAATCGATATCCCTTTCGGgtggcatgcccgaaagatctgCTAGAAATACATCTAGGAAGTCCCTCACTATCGGAACTGACTCAACAATAGGAGCatcaacactgacatctctcacaaaggctagatatgcatcacaccccttctcaaccatttgaTGATCCTTTAGAAAGGACACAACCATGCTAGGAATATAGTCAATGTACCCCTCCGCTCTAACCATGACAAACcttggcatagccagtgtcacagtcttggcgtgacaatccagaatagcgtgatagggtgacaaccaatctatgcccaagatcacatcaaagtctaccatattgAGTAGTAATAAATcaactctagtctcaaaaccaccaaTAAAACGTAAACACGACCAGTACACATGGTCCataacaatagaatctcccacaggcaTGGACATATAAATAGGaaaactcaaagaatcatgagatGTATCCAATTACAGAtcaaagtaagatgacacatatgaataagtggatccCAGATCAAATAAGACTGACGCATCCCTACGACAAACTGTTTGTGATTACTGCGTCTAATGCAACTGCCTCCGTCCTACCTGAAAAATCAAAGAATCTATCATGGACTCCccctagggcaacctctacctgcctgacctccacccctagctggctgtaTAGGTGGAGCGGCAACTTGAGCAACAACCATGGCTTGAGAAATCTATTCACCTGGTGGAATACGTGAAGCCTCTATagtctgtagaggtgcacccctctTGAGTCTAGGATAGTCTCTCACTATATGTCAGGTATTAGAACACTCAAAGAAAGCTATTGATGAGTGTGGCTACTTAAACTGGACCTGGCCTGGTCGGCTAGACTGACTGCCGAAGGTACCCCATGTAGAAGGTGAACTCGATAGTGGCTTAGCAAAATGTGTAGCCTGAGACCTCAGAAGAGCCGGAGTACCACTAGAAGCTGGAAGTGCTGAATCAACTGGATTGCTCACATAGCCTCTACCATGACAGGCTGTAGCTGGGGCACAGTCACCACTATATCCTCTAGAATCTCGAGGCCACTTGGGCT
This region includes:
- the LOC138875131 gene encoding uncharacterized protein; protein product: MVDFDVILGIDWLSPYHAILDCHAKTVTLAMPRFVMVRAEGYIDYIPSMVVSFLKDHQMVEKGCDAYLAFVRDVSVDAPIVESVPIVRDFLDVFLADLSELKELKKQLQELLDKGFIRPSVSSWGALVLFVKKKDSFMRMCIDYRQLNKVIVKHLYQLPRIDDLFDQLQVPECS